The Christiangramia flava JLT2011 region GTGTCTTTTAGACAGGTGGTTTTCTATTTGGTCTCAAAAGTACGAACTAAGAATTGAGATTGACGAATTCGGAATCAGTAAAAATGCCTTACTGACGATAAGCGACGGGGACATATAAATTTGCGACTTTATTTTATTATTAGGCGGTAAAAACTATATTTGTTAAAACTATGTGAAGCCCTTTATGCGATTTAAATCCTTTTTGTTTTTATTCGCTGCGATACTAGCCTTAACCTCCTGCGTATCTACAAAGCAAATGTCTTATCTTCAGGAAAATGAAGAGCAGATAGATAGTATCATTCAAATACAACGCGTTCGTACCCCTTATCGAATTCAGGTAGGGGATCTTTTAAGTATAAGGGTTAAAGCCTTAGACCAGAACGTGGTAGGTATGTTTAATCCGGTTGGAGAAACCAATCCTAATGCGACCACAGAGGAAGATGTCTTTTTTAACGGTTTTACCGTTGACGATCACGGTAATATCCGGGTGCCTACTTTAGGTGAGATCAATGTACTTGGCTTTACAGAAAAGGAAGTTCGTGAAAAAATCGAAAAAATGTTGCTGGAAGAGTACTTCAAGGAAGAAGCGAATATATTCGTGACCGTAAAACTGGCTGGGATTCGTTATACAACTCTTGGAGAAATTGGTCAGGGATCCCAGGTCATATATAAAGATCATGTTACCATTATGGAAGCCATTGCAAATGCTGGTGGGATTCAGGATTTAGGAGATCGTGAGCATGTGAAAATAGTACGTCAATATCCTCATGGAG contains the following coding sequences:
- a CDS encoding polysaccharide biosynthesis/export family protein translates to MRFKSFLFLFAAILALTSCVSTKQMSYLQENEEQIDSIIQIQRVRTPYRIQVGDLLSIRVKALDQNVVGMFNPVGETNPNATTEEDVFFNGFTVDDHGNIRVPTLGEINVLGFTEKEVREKIEKMLLEEYFKEEANIFVTVKLAGIRYTTLGEIGQGSQVIYKDHVTIMEAIANAGGIQDLGDREHVKIVRQYPHGEEVHTVDVTSLDVTKSPYYYIQPNDMIVVNPLPRKALGLGTTGLEVFRTITGLITLATSIYFLTTR